From the genome of Hyalangium ruber, one region includes:
- a CDS encoding DUF4105 domain-containing protein yields the protein MPRSAPLLLCLLGLLLAAAPARADSLPSWGTGQSRGEDLVISLVTFSPGDDVASWWGHGSLVVEDRRLGEQRLYNYGMFSFDSTMLGRYAMGRLEFWVDDASAALTFRAYQRLNRDVRVQQLNLTPAQSLEVARLLAENVLPQNREYLYHHYNDNCVTRLRDMVDRAVGGQFRQAASAPGRMTLREHTRRYTAVSPPMSVLLDFLMNDEIDRPITRWEEAFLPDELERQVGEVQVVGADGQKVPLAAKSWTYFKSDRPAPPAEPPNYGPWMLALGLGVGASAMGLGYWGRKGGRLPRVLLGLANVVLGLVLGIPGTVLLVMWTVTDHTVTFGNENLFLANPMTLLAVPLGVMFAWGSAKAREYLRVLWLMLAVSGGLGLVLKVLPLFNQDNWRLIAFILPISVGFAGAFYLDRLLARASASGRAPGEPLSSSLKAP from the coding sequence ATGCCCCGCTCTGCCCCATTGCTCCTCTGCCTGCTCGGCCTGTTGCTCGCCGCGGCTCCGGCCCGCGCGGACTCGTTGCCCTCGTGGGGCACGGGGCAGAGCCGAGGAGAGGACCTGGTCATCTCGCTGGTGACGTTCAGCCCGGGTGACGACGTGGCCTCCTGGTGGGGGCACGGCTCGCTGGTGGTGGAGGACCGGAGGCTGGGTGAGCAGCGCCTCTACAACTACGGGATGTTCTCGTTCGACAGCACCATGCTGGGCCGCTACGCCATGGGCCGGCTCGAGTTCTGGGTGGACGACGCGAGCGCGGCGCTGACCTTTCGGGCCTACCAGCGGCTGAACCGCGACGTGCGCGTGCAGCAACTAAACCTGACGCCCGCGCAAAGCCTGGAGGTGGCTCGGCTGCTGGCGGAGAACGTGCTGCCGCAGAACCGCGAGTACCTGTACCACCACTACAACGACAACTGCGTCACGCGGCTCCGGGACATGGTCGACCGGGCAGTAGGAGGCCAGTTCCGGCAGGCCGCCAGCGCCCCCGGGCGGATGACGCTGCGGGAGCACACGCGCCGCTACACGGCGGTGAGCCCGCCGATGAGCGTGCTGCTCGACTTCCTGATGAACGACGAGATCGACCGGCCCATCACCCGCTGGGAGGAGGCGTTCCTTCCGGACGAGCTGGAGCGGCAGGTGGGCGAGGTCCAGGTGGTGGGGGCGGACGGGCAGAAGGTGCCGCTGGCGGCGAAGAGCTGGACGTACTTCAAGTCGGACCGGCCCGCGCCGCCGGCCGAGCCTCCCAACTATGGCCCGTGGATGCTGGCCCTGGGGCTTGGGGTGGGCGCGAGCGCGATGGGTCTTGGGTACTGGGGTCGCAAGGGTGGGCGACTGCCACGGGTGTTGCTGGGACTTGCGAACGTGGTGCTGGGGCTGGTGCTGGGGATTCCAGGGACGGTGCTGTTGGTGATGTGGACGGTCACCGATCACACGGTGACGTTCGGCAACGAGAACCTCTTCCTGGCCAATCCGATGACGCTGTTGGCGGTGCCGCTGGGCGTCATGTTCGCGTGGGGCTCGGCGAAGGCGCGGGAGTACCTGCGGGTGCTCTGGTTGATGTTGGCGGTGAGCGGCGGACTGGGACTGGTGCTGAAGGTGCTCCCGCTGTTCAACCAGGACAACTGGCGGCTCATCGCGTTCATCCTGCCCATCTCGGTGGGTTTCGCGGGAGCGTTCTACCTGGACCGGCTGCTGGCACGGGCGTCCGCCTCGGGCCGCGCGCCGGGAGAGCCGCTGTCGTCTTCACTGAAAGCACCCTGA
- the prfB gene encoding peptide chain release factor 2 (programmed frameshift), whose product MANDTLEKISGLRERLLALRGHLDLDRKRSRIALIERDSTVPNFWDDNTKAQALLKEKATLEASVGSFDKTLRGLDDAQTLLELAKEMSDEASAQEAEGMLAGLEAEVAKLELARMLSGENDRSNCFMDINAGAGGTDSMDWAAMLMRMYTRFCEARGWQVEVNDMVAGEEAGFKNVSLHIKGEFAYGFLKAEIGVHRLVRISPFDANARRQTAFASVDVYPEVDDSIRIDIPEKDYELKFIRGGGAGGQKVNKTSSTAQLRHLPTGILITCQTERSQSANKDMAFKILRARLYELEVKKREAERDAAEAQKKDISFGSQIRSYVLAPYRMVKDLRTGVETGNVDAVLDGDVEQFITAQLLGVKNPNRNAAAD is encoded by the exons ATGGCGAACGACACGTTGGAGAAGATCAGTGGCCTGCGCGAGCGCCTCCTGGCGCTCCGGGGGCATCTT GACCTCGACCGCAAGCGGTCACGCATTGCCCTGATCGAACGCGATTCCACCGTCCCCAACTTCTGGGACGACAACACCAAGGCCCAGGCGCTCCTCAAGGAGAAGGCCACCCTCGAGGCCAGCGTCGGCTCCTTCGACAAGACACTCCGGGGCCTGGACGACGCCCAGACGCTGCTGGAGCTGGCCAAGGAGATGAGCGACGAGGCCAGCGCCCAGGAAGCCGAAGGGATGCTGGCCGGCCTGGAGGCAGAGGTCGCCAAGCTCGAGCTGGCGCGGATGCTCTCCGGCGAGAATGACCGCAGCAACTGCTTCATGGACATCAACGCCGGAGCGGGCGGCACCGACAGCATGGACTGGGCCGCCATGCTCATGCGCATGTACACCCGCTTCTGTGAGGCGCGCGGCTGGCAGGTCGAGGTCAACGACATGGTCGCGGGCGAGGAGGCGGGCTTCAAGAACGTCTCCCTGCACATCAAGGGCGAGTTCGCCTACGGCTTCCTCAAGGCCGAGATCGGCGTTCACCGCCTGGTGCGCATCAGCCCCTTCGACGCGAACGCGCGGCGGCAGACCGCCTTCGCCTCGGTGGACGTGTACCCCGAGGTGGATGACTCCATCCGCATCGACATCCCCGAGAAGGACTACGAGCTGAAGTTCATCCGGGGCGGCGGCGCGGGCGGCCAGAAGGTGAACAAGACCTCGTCCACGGCGCAGCTGCGCCACCTGCCCACCGGCATCCTCATCACCTGCCAGACGGAGCGCTCGCAGTCGGCCAACAAGGACATGGCCTTCAAGATCCTCCGCGCGCGCCTCTACGAGCTGGAGGTCAAGAAGCGCGAGGCCGAGCGCGACGCGGCCGAGGCCCAGAAGAAGGACATCAGCTTCGGCAGCCAGATCCGCAGCTACGTGCTGGCCCCCTACCGGATGGTGAAGGACCTGCGCACCGGCGTGGAGACGGGCAACGTGGACGCGGTGTTGGACGGGGATGTGGAACAGTTCATCACCGCACAGCTCCTGGGGGTGAAGAACCCCAACCGCAACGCCGCCGCGGACTGA
- a CDS encoding RNA polymerase sigma factor, with protein sequence MSSSGVLDIEREGAGGAAADAPSERVLLSRLRRGDPDAFEVLVREHQDRVYDFCVRMLGDREEAHDLVQEIFVSIHQNLGKFREDAKLSTWIFRISKNQCINRLKYLKRRGRGRSDEYGEVGEDVLSGAIGAPPTPDAALESSRERARVQWAISQLEPDARMLVALRDIEGLSYEEIIEITELPEGTVKSRLHRAREKLADLLGQLEE encoded by the coding sequence GTGTCTTCGAGCGGGGTGCTCGACATCGAACGGGAGGGCGCAGGGGGCGCGGCCGCGGACGCGCCCTCCGAGCGGGTGCTCCTGTCACGGCTGCGCCGGGGAGACCCGGATGCCTTCGAGGTGCTCGTGCGCGAGCATCAGGACCGGGTCTACGACTTCTGCGTCCGCATGCTCGGAGACCGCGAGGAGGCGCACGACCTCGTCCAGGAGATCTTCGTCAGCATCCACCAGAACCTCGGCAAGTTCCGCGAGGACGCGAAGCTCTCCACCTGGATCTTCCGCATCAGCAAGAACCAGTGCATCAACCGCCTCAAGTACCTGAAACGCCGGGGGCGTGGTCGCTCGGATGAGTATGGCGAAGTAGGGGAAGATGTGCTCTCAGGCGCCATAGGCGCACCTCCCACGCCGGATGCGGCGTTGGAGTCGTCGCGGGAGCGGGCGCGGGTGCAGTGGGCCATCTCGCAGCTGGAGCCGGACGCGCGCATGTTGGTGGCGCTGCGAGACATCGAGGGCTTGAGCTACGAGGAAATCATCGAAATCACCGAGCTGCCGGAGGGCACGGTGAAGAGTCGGCTCCACCGGGCGCGCGAGAAGCTGGCCGACCTGTTGGGGCAGCTTGAGGAGTGA
- a CDS encoding anti-sigma factor family protein, whose translation MDVEPQLSHREAKSLFFALADEELPAPQAQAVRSHLDGCDECRAGWDRYARTVQRVRTVEREKAPPAMASLVLNRVKRERRFGLRKLHWAQNHHRVPVEILIPLLLAAAVAAFLVMSAS comes from the coding sequence ATGGACGTGGAACCACAACTGAGCCACCGGGAAGCGAAGTCCCTGTTCTTCGCGCTCGCTGACGAGGAGCTGCCCGCGCCGCAGGCGCAGGCGGTCCGTTCGCACCTGGATGGTTGTGACGAGTGCCGTGCTGGGTGGGATCGCTACGCGCGGACCGTTCAGCGGGTGCGCACGGTGGAGCGGGAGAAGGCGCCTCCGGCGATGGCCTCGCTGGTGCTCAACCGGGTCAAGCGCGAGCGGCGCTTCGGCCTGCGCAAGCTGCACTGGGCCCAGAATCACCACCGCGTCCCGGTGGAGATCCTCATCCCGCTGCTGTTGGCGGCGGCGGTGGCCGCATTCCTGGTGATGTCGGCTTCGTAA
- the lysS gene encoding lysine--tRNA ligase, protein MAETENKTDKTAEADHGSKEQEIYQQRLDKAGKWKEAGFNPYGNGFRPEHQAAEIHAKHSAQSAEDLEKGPPTTYTVAGRIVSRSGFGKAAFIKLRDRSGEIQIHLKKDALGDSYEVFKLCDLGDFLGVTGTVFRTKTNELTLAATKFAPLTKALRPMPEKWHGLTDTEIRYRQRYLDLVSNTEVKQTFLKRTKLVRFIREFLDARDFIEVETPMMHPLVSGAAARPFKTHHNALDIELYMRIAPELYLKRLVVGGLERVYEINRNFRNEGISTRHNPEFTMLEFYQAYATYEDLMDLTEAMISEAAQAVTGNTKVPYQGHTLDFGKGWKRIPMTEAIREAAGSGLTDKDMADPDRLRHELLKTTHAEAERRAIETMNHGELVGALFEHHVEHTLIHPTFITHFPTSVSPLARRNDQNPEITDRFELFVAGREIANAFSELNDPIDQKGRFQAQLDAKQRGQQETMDYDEDYIRALEHGMPPTAGEGIGIDRLAMLFTDAASIRDVILFPLLKPLSK, encoded by the coding sequence ATGGCTGAGACTGAGAACAAGACCGACAAGACGGCGGAAGCGGACCACGGGTCCAAGGAACAAGAGATCTACCAGCAGCGCCTGGACAAGGCGGGCAAGTGGAAGGAGGCCGGCTTCAATCCGTACGGCAACGGCTTCCGCCCCGAGCACCAGGCCGCGGAGATCCACGCGAAGCACAGCGCCCAGTCCGCCGAGGACCTCGAGAAGGGCCCTCCCACCACGTACACGGTGGCTGGCCGCATCGTCTCCCGCAGCGGTTTCGGCAAGGCCGCCTTCATCAAGCTCCGGGACCGCTCGGGTGAGATTCAGATCCACCTGAAGAAGGACGCGCTCGGAGACTCCTACGAGGTCTTCAAGCTGTGCGACCTGGGCGACTTCCTGGGTGTCACCGGTACCGTCTTCCGCACCAAGACGAACGAGCTGACGCTGGCGGCCACGAAGTTCGCCCCGCTGACCAAGGCCCTGCGTCCCATGCCTGAGAAGTGGCACGGGCTCACCGACACGGAGATCCGCTACCGCCAGCGCTACCTGGACCTGGTCTCCAACACCGAGGTGAAGCAGACCTTCCTCAAGCGCACGAAGCTGGTGCGCTTCATCCGCGAGTTCCTGGACGCGCGTGACTTCATCGAGGTGGAGACCCCGATGATGCACCCGCTGGTGTCCGGCGCGGCGGCGCGTCCCTTCAAGACGCACCACAACGCGCTCGACATCGAGCTGTACATGCGCATCGCCCCCGAGCTGTACCTCAAGCGGCTGGTGGTGGGCGGCCTCGAGCGCGTCTACGAGATCAACCGCAACTTCCGCAACGAGGGCATCAGCACTCGGCACAACCCCGAGTTCACGATGCTCGAGTTCTATCAGGCGTACGCCACGTACGAGGACCTGATGGACCTGACCGAGGCGATGATCTCCGAGGCGGCCCAGGCGGTGACGGGCAACACGAAGGTGCCCTACCAGGGGCACACCCTGGACTTCGGCAAGGGCTGGAAGCGCATCCCCATGACGGAGGCCATCCGCGAGGCCGCGGGCAGCGGGCTGACCGACAAGGACATGGCCGACCCGGACCGGCTGCGCCACGAGCTGCTCAAGACGACGCACGCCGAGGCCGAGCGCCGCGCCATCGAGACGATGAACCACGGCGAGCTGGTGGGCGCCCTGTTCGAGCACCACGTCGAGCACACCCTCATCCACCCCACGTTCATCACCCATTTCCCTACCTCGGTGAGCCCGCTGGCGCGTCGCAACGACCAGAACCCGGAGATTACGGACCGGTTCGAGCTCTTCGTGGCGGGCCGGGAGATCGCCAACGCCTTCTCGGAGCTGAACGATCCGATCGACCAGAAGGGGCGCTTCCAGGCGCAGCTGGATGCGAAGCAGCGCGGCCAGCAGGAGACGATGGACTACGACGAGGACTACATCCGCGCCCTCGAGCACGGCATGCCGCCCACGGCCGGAGAGGGCATCGGGATTGATCGGCTCGCCATGTTGTTCACGGACGCCGCCTCGATTCGAGACGTGATCCTCTTCCCGCTCCTCAAGCCGCTCTCCAAGTAG
- a CDS encoding ABC transporter permease, whose translation MQSAERQTVYRWGFVWSGVTVAAVGAVLLGVAVSRSQAWAEVSSAFGLGLLGWGSLLQTLNAASLSPAELGLEQTFPFSGTRFLVVGALVWLAGWGLIAAGIRRSPVAAGEGLSPAAGATLYPRLAGYRDFYWSTLGAYGGGILLAELVLILLQTLLSSGVQFAETGAAAGSSGFQLAPPWAFAISLLVACGIAFISGSIGAARARRLSLPEATIGVFYLGLPVPIVLSMMERTAALQSLSYKLREVSYVAGLLGRPELAYWLVFGLLVLVLVLGINSGFIAAGSGRLDLRLGFELFVARRHVEVFRPSLLLGTLGVLMLGIIPPLLIYGIVRAVEAAVERTRIRALGLADPIAAAAALNQLKLRQQSPTMMMTALSVGGVGVGVMALIIVLSVMSGFELDLQKKILGTHAHAVVSKYAGDLPEYPKLMEQIAKVRGVVGQSPFIVNQVMIASEGNVDGVVIKGIDPATVGAVTDLPQYMLPGGSLENLEHPERILSRRSPGGAGTPMLDDKPADEKPAGGEAAPEEEEEDPIIGKPKGPAKETVLPGIILGRELAAALRVVVGDRVNIVSPLGTELGPSGPVPKNRAFRVAGVFYSGMYEYDSKFVYIFLDEAQRFFEVKGASGIELKVADIDDARSIAAQVVRQLGGYPYRARDWGEMNKNLFSALRLEKLVMGIILSIIIIVAAGLIVATVIMLVLEKRKEISVLKALGVPDGGIVKIFLAEGLQIGVAGGLLGLMSGLAWCLFIEKVGIKLDPEVYYIPALPVRIEPVQTLLAVVIAVLVTYLASIYPALKASSVEPVEGLKAE comes from the coding sequence GTGCAAAGCGCCGAACGGCAGACCGTCTATCGCTGGGGCTTCGTCTGGAGCGGCGTCACCGTCGCCGCCGTGGGGGCCGTGCTGCTCGGAGTGGCCGTCTCCCGCTCCCAGGCCTGGGCCGAGGTATCCAGTGCGTTCGGCTTGGGGCTCCTGGGGTGGGGCAGCCTGCTGCAGACGCTCAACGCCGCATCGCTCAGCCCTGCGGAGCTGGGGCTCGAGCAGACCTTTCCCTTCAGCGGCACGCGGTTCCTTGTCGTAGGCGCGTTGGTGTGGCTGGCGGGGTGGGGGCTGATTGCGGCGGGCATCCGGCGCTCCCCGGTCGCCGCGGGGGAGGGCCTGAGCCCCGCGGCCGGAGCGACGCTGTACCCCCGGCTCGCGGGCTACCGGGACTTCTATTGGAGCACCCTGGGCGCCTACGGCGGCGGCATCCTGCTGGCCGAGCTGGTCCTCATCCTGCTGCAGACGCTGCTGTCCAGCGGGGTGCAGTTCGCCGAGACGGGAGCGGCGGCGGGCAGCTCGGGCTTCCAGCTCGCGCCTCCGTGGGCCTTCGCCATCTCACTGCTGGTGGCGTGCGGCATCGCCTTCATCTCGGGCTCCATCGGCGCGGCGCGCGCGCGGCGGCTGTCGCTGCCCGAGGCCACCATCGGCGTCTTCTACCTGGGCTTGCCCGTGCCCATCGTGTTGTCGATGATGGAGCGCACCGCCGCGCTGCAGTCGCTCAGCTACAAGCTGCGCGAGGTGTCGTACGTGGCGGGGCTGCTCGGCCGGCCGGAGCTGGCCTACTGGCTCGTCTTCGGGCTGCTGGTGCTGGTGCTGGTGCTGGGCATCAACTCCGGTTTCATCGCCGCGGGCAGCGGCCGGCTGGACCTGCGGCTCGGCTTCGAGCTGTTCGTCGCCCGGCGCCACGTGGAGGTGTTCCGCCCCTCGCTGCTGCTGGGCACCCTGGGGGTGCTCATGTTGGGCATCATCCCGCCGCTGCTCATCTACGGCATCGTCCGGGCGGTGGAGGCCGCGGTGGAGCGCACCCGCATCCGCGCCCTCGGTCTGGCGGATCCCATCGCCGCCGCCGCCGCGCTCAACCAGCTCAAGCTGCGCCAGCAGTCGCCCACCATGATGATGACGGCGCTCTCGGTGGGCGGCGTGGGCGTGGGCGTGATGGCGCTCATCATCGTGCTGTCGGTGATGAGCGGCTTCGAGCTGGACCTGCAGAAGAAGATCCTCGGCACCCACGCGCACGCGGTGGTGTCCAAGTACGCCGGAGACCTGCCCGAGTACCCGAAGTTGATGGAGCAGATCGCCAAGGTGCGCGGCGTCGTCGGCCAGTCCCCGTTCATCGTCAATCAGGTGATGATCGCCTCCGAGGGCAACGTGGACGGCGTCGTCATCAAGGGCATCGACCCGGCCACGGTGGGCGCGGTGACGGACCTGCCGCAGTACATGCTGCCGGGTGGCTCGCTGGAGAACCTGGAGCACCCCGAGCGCATCCTCTCGCGGCGCTCTCCGGGCGGCGCGGGCACGCCCATGCTGGACGACAAGCCCGCCGACGAGAAGCCGGCGGGCGGTGAGGCGGCACCCGAGGAGGAGGAGGAGGACCCCATCATCGGCAAGCCGAAGGGGCCCGCGAAGGAGACGGTGCTGCCGGGCATCATCCTCGGACGCGAGCTGGCCGCCGCGCTGCGCGTGGTGGTGGGCGACCGGGTGAACATCGTCTCGCCGCTGGGCACCGAGCTGGGCCCGTCCGGGCCGGTGCCGAAGAACCGCGCCTTCCGGGTGGCGGGCGTCTTCTACTCGGGCATGTACGAGTACGACTCGAAGTTCGTCTACATCTTCCTGGACGAGGCCCAGCGGTTCTTCGAGGTGAAGGGCGCCTCTGGCATCGAGCTGAAGGTGGCCGACATCGACGACGCTCGCAGCATCGCCGCCCAGGTGGTGCGCCAGCTCGGCGGCTACCCGTACCGGGCGCGCGACTGGGGCGAGATGAACAAGAACCTCTTCTCCGCCCTGCGCCTGGAGAAGCTGGTGATGGGCATCATCCTCTCCATCATCATCATCGTCGCCGCGGGCCTCATCGTCGCCACGGTCATCATGTTGGTGCTGGAGAAGCGCAAGGAGATCTCCGTCCTCAAGGCGCTGGGCGTGCCCGACGGCGGCATCGTGAAGATCTTCCTCGCCGAGGGCCTGCAGATCGGCGTGGCCGGCGGCCTCCTGGGGCTGATGTCGGGCCTGGCCTGGTGCCTCTTCATCGAGAAGGTGGGTATCAAGCTGGACCCGGAGGTCTATTACATCCCCGCGCTCCCGGTGCGCATCGAGCCAGTGCAGACGCTGCTGGCCGTGGTCATCGCGGTGCTCGTCACCTATCTGGCATCCATCTACCCCGCGCTCAAGGCCAGCAGCGTGGAGCCGGTGGAAGGTCTCAAGGCGGAGTAG
- a CDS encoding ABC transporter ATP-binding protein, which yields MSFLSIRKVFKSYFLHGKRIDVLRDVSLDIERGELVSLIGPSGAGKSTFLHVLGTLDAPAAGEVLFEGRSVFAMNDAEIAEFRNRTIGFVFQSHYLLPEFTALENVAMPALIQRRDRAKTYAEARKLLERVGLGARVDHRPGELSGGEAQRVALARALVLQPAILLADEPTGNLDPATGEGIHQLLRDVNRELGITAVVVTHNETLARSMPRRLRLAGGQVTDA from the coding sequence ATGTCATTCCTCTCCATCCGCAAGGTCTTCAAGAGCTACTTCCTGCACGGCAAGCGCATCGACGTGCTGCGCGACGTGTCGCTGGACATCGAGCGCGGCGAGCTGGTGAGCCTCATTGGCCCCTCCGGCGCGGGCAAGAGCACCTTCCTGCACGTGCTGGGGACCCTCGACGCGCCGGCCGCCGGCGAGGTGCTCTTCGAGGGGCGCTCCGTCTTCGCCATGAACGACGCGGAGATCGCCGAGTTCCGCAACCGCACCATCGGCTTCGTCTTCCAGAGCCACTACCTGCTGCCCGAGTTCACCGCCCTGGAGAACGTGGCCATGCCGGCCCTCATCCAGCGGCGGGACCGAGCCAAGACATACGCGGAAGCCCGGAAGCTTCTGGAGCGGGTAGGGCTGGGAGCCCGGGTGGACCACCGGCCCGGCGAGCTGTCGGGCGGTGAGGCCCAGCGCGTGGCCCTGGCGCGCGCCCTGGTGCTGCAGCCGGCCATCCTGCTGGCGGACGAGCCGACCGGTAACCTGGACCCGGCCACGGGCGAGGGCATCCACCAGCTGCTCAGAGACGTGAACCGGGAGCTGGGCATCACCGCCGTGGTGGTGACCCACAATGAGACGCTCGCCCGCTCCATGCCGCGCCGCCTGCGCCTTGCAGGCGGGCAGGTGACGGACGCTTGA
- the bamA gene encoding outer membrane protein assembly factor BamA, translating to MRSPVLSHKFLLLLAVTLWALLPCRALAQAETGAPPAPAAETSPAAPVADAPLDEDTPEQGERVIEVRIEGNRRVEAEAIRRTLRTKQGATFEPSQTAEDLRAVWALGYFTDVQLLVQRLPAGIAYVVRVEERPTVRAVRLSGNEELDQEDLKEQIEVKPATILDMDLVRSSAKKIQEKYVEKGYFLAEVTHRIEPSEGSAGSVDVVFVVDEHSKVMVKEISFIGTEQVKPEELKAVMVTREGGYLSFLTGEGTYREEAFQRDLAIIQATYYDRGYINVRIDKPTISLSADKRDIFINIKLVEGEPYDIGGIDYDGDLIVPKELLAARMTTVRGERFNRSKLGTDIQNLTDVYYDQGYAYANINPVTAVNADAKTVDLTFDIQKGPQVTIERIDIIGNSKTRDKVIRREMRVYEGELFNGTGVRRSKDRVNALGFFETVDITQKPGSTDDRLVLQVEVKEKATGTFQVGLGFSNVENFIFTAQVSQNNFLGWGQTVSASAQISGLRSLIQLSFYDPYFLDTQYLLSADFFRVDADYEGFVRRSTGGSVSLGYQFVDDLLGTVGYTREYVDVEAGQNLGSVLLANQFLSGVTSAARLSLSFDRRDNRLFPSKGFIHYGSVEFAPSFLGGTFLFTRYSAYSRLYFPLPLGFVFKTNATVGYIQQLDSTKPLPISELYYLGGINTVRGYFLRSISPTLLVPRSDSPDATVIEFPTGGDKQLVLNLELEFPVFEKAGIRGVLFYDAGNAYARNESLFRDLQDDVPLGLFHSVGFGFRWFSPIGPLRFEWGIPLTRRAEDEPILFEFTIGNFF from the coding sequence TTGAGGTCTCCCGTTCTGTCGCACAAGTTCCTCCTGTTGCTCGCGGTGACCCTGTGGGCGCTCCTTCCCTGCCGCGCTTTGGCGCAGGCGGAGACGGGTGCGCCGCCAGCGCCCGCCGCTGAGACCTCTCCGGCCGCGCCCGTCGCGGACGCCCCGTTGGACGAGGACACGCCCGAGCAGGGTGAGCGTGTCATCGAGGTCCGCATCGAGGGCAACCGCCGCGTCGAGGCCGAGGCCATCCGCCGCACCCTGCGCACCAAGCAGGGCGCTACGTTCGAGCCCTCCCAGACCGCCGAGGACCTGCGGGCCGTCTGGGCGCTGGGGTACTTCACGGACGTTCAGCTGTTGGTGCAGCGGCTGCCCGCGGGCATCGCCTACGTGGTGCGGGTGGAGGAGCGCCCCACCGTGCGCGCCGTGCGCCTGTCCGGCAACGAGGAGCTGGACCAGGAGGACCTCAAGGAGCAGATCGAGGTCAAGCCCGCCACCATCCTGGACATGGATCTGGTGCGCTCCTCGGCGAAGAAGATCCAGGAGAAGTACGTCGAGAAGGGCTACTTCCTGGCCGAGGTGACCCACCGCATCGAGCCCTCCGAGGGCAGCGCGGGAAGCGTCGACGTGGTGTTCGTCGTCGATGAGCACTCGAAGGTGATGGTGAAGGAGATCTCCTTCATCGGTACCGAGCAGGTGAAGCCCGAGGAGCTCAAGGCGGTGATGGTCACCCGCGAGGGCGGCTACCTGTCCTTCCTCACCGGTGAGGGCACCTACCGCGAGGAGGCCTTCCAGCGCGACCTGGCCATCATCCAGGCCACCTACTACGACCGGGGCTACATCAACGTCCGGATCGACAAGCCCACCATCTCCCTGTCGGCGGACAAGCGCGACATCTTCATCAACATCAAGCTGGTGGAGGGCGAGCCGTACGACATCGGCGGCATCGACTACGACGGCGATCTCATCGTCCCCAAGGAGCTGCTGGCGGCGCGGATGACGACGGTGCGGGGCGAGCGCTTCAACCGCTCCAAGCTGGGCACGGACATCCAGAACCTCACGGACGTCTACTACGACCAGGGCTACGCCTACGCGAACATCAACCCCGTCACGGCGGTGAACGCGGACGCGAAGACGGTGGACCTGACCTTCGACATCCAGAAGGGTCCGCAGGTCACCATCGAGCGCATCGACATCATTGGAAACAGCAAGACGCGCGACAAGGTCATCCGCCGCGAGATGCGCGTCTACGAGGGCGAGCTGTTCAACGGCACGGGCGTGCGCCGCAGCAAGGATCGCGTCAACGCGCTGGGCTTCTTCGAGACGGTGGACATCACCCAGAAGCCGGGCAGCACCGATGACCGGCTCGTGCTCCAGGTCGAGGTGAAGGAGAAGGCCACGGGCACCTTCCAGGTGGGCCTGGGCTTCTCCAACGTGGAGAACTTCATCTTCACGGCGCAGGTGTCCCAGAACAACTTCCTGGGGTGGGGCCAGACGGTGTCGGCCTCGGCGCAGATCTCCGGCCTGCGCTCGCTCATCCAGCTCTCGTTCTACGACCCATACTTCCTGGACACGCAGTACCTGCTGTCCGCGGACTTCTTCCGGGTGGACGCCGACTACGAGGGCTTCGTGCGTCGCTCCACGGGCGGCAGCGTCTCGCTGGGCTACCAGTTCGTCGACGACCTGCTGGGCACGGTGGGCTACACGCGGGAGTACGTGGACGTGGAGGCGGGCCAGAACCTGGGCTCGGTGCTGCTGGCCAACCAGTTCCTCAGCGGAGTGACGAGCGCCGCGCGCCTGTCCCTGTCCTTCGATCGCCGCGACAACCGCCTGTTCCCCTCGAAGGGCTTCATCCACTACGGCTCGGTGGAGTTCGCACCCTCGTTCCTGGGCGGCACCTTCCTCTTCACCCGCTACTCGGCCTACTCGCGCCTCTACTTCCCGCTGCCGCTGGGCTTCGTCTTCAAGACGAACGCCACCGTGGGCTACATCCAGCAGCTCGACTCCACCAAGCCGCTGCCCATCTCCGAGCTCTACTACCTGGGCGGCATCAACACCGTTCGCGGCTACTTCCTGCGCAGCATCAGCCCCACATTGCTGGTGCCCCGCTCGGACTCGCCCGATGCCACCGTCATCGAGTTCCCCACCGGCGGTGACAAACAGTTGGTCCTCAACCTGGAACTGGAATTCCCCGTCTTCGAGAAGGCCGGCATCCGCGGCGTGCTCTTCTATGATGCGGGCAATGCCTACGCGCGCAACGAGAGCCTGTTCAGGGACCTGCAGGACGACGTGCCGCTCGGCCTCTTCCACTCCGTGGGCTTCGGGTTCCGCTGGTTCTCGCCGATAGGCCCTCTGCGCTTCGAGTGGGGCATCCCGCTCACCCGGCGTGCGGAAGACGAGCCCATCCTCTTTGAGTTCACCATCGGCAACTTCTTCTGA